A window of the Hordeum vulgare subsp. vulgare chromosome 5H, MorexV3_pseudomolecules_assembly, whole genome shotgun sequence genome harbors these coding sequences:
- the LOC123398326 gene encoding pentatricopeptide repeat-containing protein At3g22670, mitochondrial-like yields the protein MLRCCRVIASQLAMLRPHKGNRDASRFCTAGFELPEWFRNPKKDGDSFDEDDHDEFVLPIKSNPVEERSHGGGSKPLSIRPEAASHEDAEFEADFDEASRILTSCFASPEAIVIAMDCCPVRVSDRMVDKILRRFGSDWVAAFGFFMWAGAQEGYRHSADSYNSMVDILGKFKQFDLMWGLISQMDEIGGLVSLATMTKVMRRLAGASRWTDAIDAFNKMDQFGVVKDTTAMNVLLDTLCKERSVKRARGAFQELRGSVPPDESSFNTLVHGWCKARMMNEARDMMKEMEEHGFKPSVITYTSLIEAYCMEKDFQTVYAILNEMRSKGCPPNVITYTIVMHALGKAGRTQEALDIFDKVRSDGCAPDASFYNSLIYILGRAGRLEDANSVVDKMRMTGVRPTVATFNTLISAACDHSQAENALKMLVKMEEQSCKPDIKTYTPLLKLCCKRQWIKVLRFLICHMFRKDITPDFSTYTLLVTWLCRNGKPAQSCLFLEEMVLKGFAPKKETFDLVAEKLDKANLHSGKKKIQLLTLQAAAVKHNGSPCLGKDSAAGRHYDELSNVFGHDEP from the coding sequence ATGCTACGATGCTGCCGGGTCATCGCGTCGCAGCTGGCTATGCTCCGGCCACATAAAGGGAACCGGGACGCTTCACGGTTCTGCACCGCAGGCTTCGAGCTGCCCGAATGGTTCAGGAACCCAAAGAAGGATGGCGACTCTTTTGATGAAGATGACCATGACGAATTTGTGCTCCCGATCAAGTCCAATCCCGTGGAGGAACGGAGCCATGGAGGCGGCTCCAAGCCTCTGTCGATCCGCCCCGAGGCTGCCTCCCATGAGGACGCCGAGTTCGAAGCTGATTTCGATGAAGCCAGCAGGATCCTGACCTCTTGCTTCGCGTCTCCGGAGGCCATCGTGATAGCCATGGACTGCTGCCCTGTCAGGGTATCAGACCGCATGGTCGACAAGATCCTGAGGAGGTTCGGCAGCGATTGGGTGGCGGCATTCGGGTTCTTTATGTGGGCCGGTGCTCAGGAAGGCTACCGCCACTCTGCTGATTCATACAACTCGATGGTTGACATACTAGGAAAATTCAAACAGTTTGATTTGATGTGGGGCTTGATCAGTCAGATGGACGAGATTGGTGGTCTGGTGTCGCTGGCAACGATGACAAAGGTGATGAGGAGGCTCGCTGGGGCAAGCAGGTGGACCGATGCCATAGACGCCTTCAACAAAATGGACCAGTTTGGTGTTGTGAAAGACACCACAGCCATGAACGTGCTCCTAGACACGCTGTGCAAGGAGAGGAGCGTGAAGCGCGCGAGAGGCGCATTCCAAGAGTTGAGGGGATCGGTACCTCCTGACGAGAGTAGCTTCAACACCTTGGTCCATGGGTGGTGCAAGGCGAGGATGATGAACGAAGCCCGTGATATgatgaaggagatggaggaacaTGGCTTCAAGCCTTCAGTGATAACTTACACCAGCCTGATAGAAGCATACTGCATGGAGAAAGATTTTCAGACGGTTTACGCCATCCTAAACGAGATGCGCTCGAAAGGTTGCCCTCCAAACGTTATCACATACACGATCGTGATGCACGCGCTAGGGAAGGCTGGAAGAACGCAAGAAGCTTTGGATATATTTGACAAGGTGAGGAGCGATGGTTGTGCCCCAGACGCTTCCTTCTACAACTCTCTCATCTACATACTCGGCAGAGCAGGGAGACTGGAGGACGCAAACTCCGTCGTCGACAAGATGCGCATGACTGGAGTTCGCCCCACTGTCGCCACCTTCAACACCCTGATTTCTGCTGCCTGTGACCACTCTCAGGCAGAGAATGCCCTGAAGATGCTGGTTAAGATGGAGGAGCAGTCATGCAAGCCTGACATCAAGACGTACACCCCATTGCTGAAGCTGTGCTGCAAAAGGCAATGGATAAAGGTCCTCCGGTTCCTCATATGCCACATGTTCAGGAAGGACATCACCCCTGATTTCAGCACCTATACCCTGTTGGTAACCTGGCTGTGCCGGAACGGGAAGCCTGCTCAGTCTTGCCTGTTCttggaggagatggtgctgaaggGTTTTGCGCCAAAGAAAGAAACATTTGATCTCGTGGCGGAGAAGCTTGATAAGGCGAATCTCCATTCAGGGAAGAAAAAGATTCAACTTCTCACCCTGCAAGCAGCTGCTGTGAAACACAATGGCTCCCCTTGTTTGGGAAAGGATAGTGCTGCTGGACGACATTATGATGAACTGTCAAACGTTTTTGGTCATGATGAACCTTAG
- the LOC123452197 gene encoding ATP-dependent RNA helicase SUV3, mitochondrial isoform X2: protein MTHPHLWYPNAREKKRNVFLHVGPTNSGKTHNALKRLEASSSGVYCGPLRLLAREVAERLNKASVPCNLTTGQEREEIEGAKHSSVTVEMADVTTEYQCAVIDEIQMVGCRTRGCSFTRALLGICSDELHVCGDPAVVPIIQRLLEATDDVVTIQYYERLSPLVPLKSTLGPFSNIKAGDCIVTFSRREIYKLKKKIEMAGKHLCSVVYGSLPPETRTKQATMFNDEASDLNVLVASDAIGMGLNLNISRIIFSTLKKFDGISTRELTVPEIKQIAGRAGRYGSKFPVGEVTCLDAEDLPLLHSSLKSPSPIIERAGLFPTFDLLSVYSRLNGTDFLHPILERFLDKAKLSPDYFIADCEDMLKVAAIVDELPLALHDKYVFCQSPVDVRDDISTQGLTQFAENYAKKGTVRLKEIFTPGTLRVPTTHNQLQELESVHKVLELYVWLSYRFDDSFPDRELAASQKSICSMLIEEYLERSGWQQQGQRRFLHTPRKLRQEYDASQLRGYFREIDARSK from the exons ATGAC GCATCCTCATTTATGGTATCCGAATGCCCGAGAAAAGAAGCGCAATGTATTTTTGCATGTTGGTCCTACAAACAGTGGGAAAACACATAATGCTCTCAAACGATTAGAAGCAAGCTCTTCAG GTGTGTACTGTGGACCTCTAAGATTGTTAGCACGGGAAGTAGCAGAAAGATTGAACAAAGCTAGTGTCCCCTGTAACTTAACTACTGGACAAGAAAGGGAAGAAATTGAAGGCGCAAAGCATAGTTCAGTGACGGTTGAGATGGCTGATGTGACGACTGAGTATCAATGTGCTGTTATTGATGAAATTCAG ATGGTTGGCTGTAGAACAAGGGGTTGTTCATTTACACGTGCACTTCTGGGGATTTGTTCAGATGAGCTTCATGTTTGTGGTGACCCAGCTGTTGTCCCTATTATTCAGCGATTGCTTGAAGCTACTGATGACGTGGTTACG ATTCAATATTATGAGAGACTATCTCCTTTGGTTCCTTTGAAGTCTACACTTGGACCTTTCTCAAACATCAAGGCAGGGGATTGCATCGTAACGTTCTCACGGCGTGAGATATATAAGCTTAAG aaaaaaattgaaatggCGGGAAAACATCTTTGCTCTGTAGTCTATGGCTCATTACCACCAGAAACTCGAACGAAGCAG GCGACAATGTTCAATGATGAAGCCAGTGACCTTAATGTGCTAGTGGCTAGCGATGCTATTGGAATGGGTCTTaatctgaacatttctagaattattttcTCCACACTCAAGAAGTTTGATGGTATCTCCACCAGGGAATTGACTGTGCCTGAGATCAAACAGATTGCTG GCAGAGCTGGGAGATATGGGTCTAAATTCCCAGTTGGCGAAGTGACCTGTCTAGACGCTGAAGATCTCCCATTACTACACTCATCCCTGAAGTCACCTTCTCCCATTATAGAG CGTGCTGGACTTTTTCCCACATTTGATTTATTGTCCGTGTATTCACGATTGAATGGAACTGACTTTCTTCACCCTATATTG GAACGTTTCTTGGACAAGGCTAAACTGTCTCCGGACTATTTTATTGCCGATTGCGAAGATATGCTG aaagttgctgctattgttgatgAGTTGCCTCTTGCGTTGCACGATAAGTACGTCTTCTGTCAAAG TCCAGTGGATGTGAGGGATGATATATCTACTCAAGGATTAACACAG TTTGCAGAAAATTATGCAAAGAAAGGCACAGTtcggcttaaagaaatatttacaCCTGGAACACTGCGGGTGCCTACAACACACAATCAACTCCAGGAGCTTGAATCAGTTCACAAG GTCCTAGAGTTGTATGTGTGGTTAAGCTACAGATTTGACGACTCTTTCCCAGATCGTGAATTGGCGGCTTCCCAAAAGTCAATATGCAGCAT GTTGATTGAAGAATACCTTGAGAGGTCAGGATGGCAGCAACAAGGACAAAGAAGGTTTTTGCATACTCCACGGAAATTGCGCCAAGAATATGATGCGTCACAATT GCGCGGGTATTTTCGAGAAATTGACGCAAGATCAAAATAG
- the LOC123452197 gene encoding ATP-dependent RNA helicase SUV3, mitochondrial isoform X1 → MAVAALLRRGALSSSSRHDVYIRCLLSYSDLHPLVNSANLRFWRGNHSSGKFDFTDMTHPHLWYPNAREKKRNVFLHVGPTNSGKTHNALKRLEASSSGVYCGPLRLLAREVAERLNKASVPCNLTTGQEREEIEGAKHSSVTVEMADVTTEYQCAVIDEIQMVGCRTRGCSFTRALLGICSDELHVCGDPAVVPIIQRLLEATDDVVTIQYYERLSPLVPLKSTLGPFSNIKAGDCIVTFSRREIYKLKKKIEMAGKHLCSVVYGSLPPETRTKQATMFNDEASDLNVLVASDAIGMGLNLNISRIIFSTLKKFDGISTRELTVPEIKQIAGRAGRYGSKFPVGEVTCLDAEDLPLLHSSLKSPSPIIERAGLFPTFDLLSVYSRLNGTDFLHPILERFLDKAKLSPDYFIADCEDMLKVAAIVDELPLALHDKYVFCQSPVDVRDDISTQGLTQFAENYAKKGTVRLKEIFTPGTLRVPTTHNQLQELESVHKVLELYVWLSYRFDDSFPDRELAASQKSICSMLIEEYLERSGWQQQGQRRFLHTPRKLRQEYDASQLRGYFREIDARSK, encoded by the exons ATGGCGGTTGCCGCGCTCCTGCGCCGGGGGGCGCTCTCGTCGTCGTCCCGCCACG ATGTTTATATCCGTTGCCTTCTCTCCTATTCTGATCTACATCCCTTGGTTAATTCTGCCAATTTGAGATTTTGGAGGGGCAACCACAGCTCTGGGAAGTTCGATTTCACTGATATGAC GCATCCTCATTTATGGTATCCGAATGCCCGAGAAAAGAAGCGCAATGTATTTTTGCATGTTGGTCCTACAAACAGTGGGAAAACACATAATGCTCTCAAACGATTAGAAGCAAGCTCTTCAG GTGTGTACTGTGGACCTCTAAGATTGTTAGCACGGGAAGTAGCAGAAAGATTGAACAAAGCTAGTGTCCCCTGTAACTTAACTACTGGACAAGAAAGGGAAGAAATTGAAGGCGCAAAGCATAGTTCAGTGACGGTTGAGATGGCTGATGTGACGACTGAGTATCAATGTGCTGTTATTGATGAAATTCAG ATGGTTGGCTGTAGAACAAGGGGTTGTTCATTTACACGTGCACTTCTGGGGATTTGTTCAGATGAGCTTCATGTTTGTGGTGACCCAGCTGTTGTCCCTATTATTCAGCGATTGCTTGAAGCTACTGATGACGTGGTTACG ATTCAATATTATGAGAGACTATCTCCTTTGGTTCCTTTGAAGTCTACACTTGGACCTTTCTCAAACATCAAGGCAGGGGATTGCATCGTAACGTTCTCACGGCGTGAGATATATAAGCTTAAG aaaaaaattgaaatggCGGGAAAACATCTTTGCTCTGTAGTCTATGGCTCATTACCACCAGAAACTCGAACGAAGCAG GCGACAATGTTCAATGATGAAGCCAGTGACCTTAATGTGCTAGTGGCTAGCGATGCTATTGGAATGGGTCTTaatctgaacatttctagaattattttcTCCACACTCAAGAAGTTTGATGGTATCTCCACCAGGGAATTGACTGTGCCTGAGATCAAACAGATTGCTG GCAGAGCTGGGAGATATGGGTCTAAATTCCCAGTTGGCGAAGTGACCTGTCTAGACGCTGAAGATCTCCCATTACTACACTCATCCCTGAAGTCACCTTCTCCCATTATAGAG CGTGCTGGACTTTTTCCCACATTTGATTTATTGTCCGTGTATTCACGATTGAATGGAACTGACTTTCTTCACCCTATATTG GAACGTTTCTTGGACAAGGCTAAACTGTCTCCGGACTATTTTATTGCCGATTGCGAAGATATGCTG aaagttgctgctattgttgatgAGTTGCCTCTTGCGTTGCACGATAAGTACGTCTTCTGTCAAAG TCCAGTGGATGTGAGGGATGATATATCTACTCAAGGATTAACACAG TTTGCAGAAAATTATGCAAAGAAAGGCACAGTtcggcttaaagaaatatttacaCCTGGAACACTGCGGGTGCCTACAACACACAATCAACTCCAGGAGCTTGAATCAGTTCACAAG GTCCTAGAGTTGTATGTGTGGTTAAGCTACAGATTTGACGACTCTTTCCCAGATCGTGAATTGGCGGCTTCCCAAAAGTCAATATGCAGCAT GTTGATTGAAGAATACCTTGAGAGGTCAGGATGGCAGCAACAAGGACAAAGAAGGTTTTTGCATACTCCACGGAAATTGCGCCAAGAATATGATGCGTCACAATT GCGCGGGTATTTTCGAGAAATTGACGCAAGATCAAAATAG